One genomic region from Sphingomicrobium aestuariivivum encodes:
- a CDS encoding NADH:ubiquinone oxidoreductase subunit NDUFA12, translated as MGILGKIFTWWNGASVGTDLFTSRHGEKVGTDTLGNTYYRHKSDPKRRWVIYEGSNDSSRTPPEWNAWLRGTVDALPEESMPPRRAFQKDPTPNLTGTIEAYRPSGALGGPARRPAATGDYEAWSPDQD; from the coding sequence ATGGGAATCCTTGGCAAGATCTTCACCTGGTGGAACGGCGCGAGCGTCGGCACCGACCTGTTCACGAGCCGTCATGGCGAAAAGGTCGGGACCGATACTCTCGGCAACACCTATTATCGCCACAAGAGCGACCCCAAGCGTCGCTGGGTGATCTACGAGGGCTCGAACGATTCAAGCCGTACGCCGCCCGAATGGAATGCCTGGCTGCGCGGCACCGTCGATGCGCTGCCCGAGGAAAGCATGCCCCCGCGCCGCGCCTTCCAGAAGGATCCCACGCCCAACCTCACCGGTACGATCGAGGCCTATCGCCCGAGCGGCGCGCTCGGCGGGCCCGCCCGGCGTCCCGCCGCCACGGGCGATTACGAGGCCTGGTCGCCCGACCAGGACTAG
- a CDS encoding ACT domain-containing protein: protein MGALRPRLHPDRFGIVRTDAALPDSVTPFALVREREGLTVIAGAEALETAGIAPGPPYALVSLDLESALDCVGLTAAFSTALAAAGIACNVIAGFHHDHLLVPWERRAEATDILDRLEFS from the coding sequence ATGGGCGCCCTGCGGCCACGCCTGCATCCCGACCGCTTCGGCATCGTCCGCACGGACGCTGCCCTGCCCGATAGTGTCACCCCCTTCGCGCTCGTCCGCGAGCGCGAAGGGCTGACCGTCATCGCCGGGGCCGAGGCGCTCGAGACGGCGGGGATCGCGCCGGGACCTCCCTATGCGCTCGTCAGCCTCGACCTCGAAAGCGCGCTCGACTGCGTTGGCCTGACCGCCGCCTTCTCGACCGCACTCGCCGCTGCCGGCATCGCCTGCAACGTGATCGCGGGCTTTCACCACGACCACCTCCTCGTGCCATGGGAGCGGCGCGCGGAGGCCACAGACATTCTCGACCGACTGGAGTTCTCATGA
- a CDS encoding DUF192 domain-containing protein — MTTAGGKVHNFTVEIADTPEAQRKGLMYRESLAPDRGMVFLYDTPANQSFWMKNTYIPLDIIYVREDGTIARIYENTLPLSETPLGSLEPVSMVFEIAGGRSAELGIAEGDVVRLTEGS; from the coding sequence GTGACCACAGCCGGCGGTAAAGTGCATAATTTCACCGTCGAGATCGCCGACACGCCCGAGGCGCAGCGCAAGGGGCTGATGTACCGCGAATCGCTCGCGCCCGACCGCGGCATGGTGTTCCTCTACGACACGCCGGCCAACCAGAGCTTCTGGATGAAGAACACCTACATCCCGCTCGACATCATCTATGTGCGCGAGGACGGCACCATCGCGCGCATCTATGAAAATACGCTGCCGCTGTCGGAAACCCCGCTTGGCAGCCTCGAGCCGGTCAGCATGGTGTTCGAGATCGCGGGTGGCCGCTCGGCCGAACTGGGCATCGCGGAAGGCGACGTCGTGCGCCTTACGGAGGGGTCTTGA
- the arsC gene encoding arsenate reductase (glutaredoxin) (This arsenate reductase requires both glutathione and glutaredoxin to convert arsenate to arsenite, after which the efflux transporter formed by ArsA and ArsB can extrude the arsenite from the cell, providing resistance.), with product MSKTAWMTFNPRCGTARKTLAILEEEGFEVTQRRYLDEPLSRAEIEHLLEKGDMTARDVLRAKEPLAQDLGLTQDTASDDEIIDAMVEHPILLNRPIVETDKGALLARPQDEVRRII from the coding sequence ATGAGCAAGACCGCCTGGATGACGTTCAACCCGCGCTGCGGCACCGCGCGCAAGACCCTCGCCATCCTCGAGGAGGAAGGCTTCGAGGTGACCCAGCGCCGTTATCTCGATGAACCGCTCAGCCGCGCCGAGATCGAGCATCTCCTCGAGAAGGGCGACATGACCGCGCGCGACGTGCTGCGCGCCAAGGAGCCGCTCGCGCAGGACCTCGGCCTGACGCAGGACACGGCGAGCGACGACGAGATCATCGATGCGATGGTCGAGCACCCCATCCTCCTCAACCGCCCCATCGTCGAGACCGACAAGGGTGCCCTCCTCGCCCGCCCGCAGGACGAGGTGCGCAGGATCATCTGA
- the aat gene encoding leucyl/phenylalanyl-tRNA--protein transferase, which translates to MLLRGYAAGIFPMADSADAPDIFWVEPRQRAVLPLDGFHLSKSLARRLRSGRFTVTADTAFEAVLAGCANRDETWINPMIARAVIGLHAAGHAHSIETWHDGKLVGGLYGIELGGAFFGESMFSTMTDASKVALAWLVARLKVGGFSLLDCQFMTDHLKSLGAVTVPRARYLQMLSSALGSGKGESGSASDVAPAFGALDGLLAERVSGGAAGPSGKLIAQLLGQTS; encoded by the coding sequence ATGCTGCTGCGCGGCTATGCGGCGGGCATCTTCCCGATGGCCGACAGCGCCGATGCGCCCGACATCTTCTGGGTCGAGCCGCGCCAGCGCGCGGTGCTGCCGCTGGATGGCTTCCATCTTTCGAAGAGCCTCGCGCGGCGGCTGCGCTCGGGGCGCTTCACCGTCACCGCCGATACCGCTTTCGAGGCCGTGCTGGCGGGCTGCGCCAATCGCGACGAGACGTGGATCAACCCGATGATCGCGCGCGCCGTCATCGGCCTCCATGCAGCGGGCCATGCCCATTCGATCGAGACGTGGCACGACGGCAAGCTGGTCGGCGGGCTCTACGGCATCGAACTGGGCGGCGCCTTTTTCGGCGAGAGCATGTTCTCGACCATGACCGACGCCTCGAAAGTGGCGCTGGCGTGGCTGGTGGCGCGGCTCAAGGTCGGCGGGTTCAGCCTGCTCGACTGCCAGTTCATGACCGATCACCTGAAAAGCCTCGGCGCGGTCACGGTGCCGCGCGCGCGCTATCTTCAGATGCTGTCGTCGGCGCTCGGTTCGGGCAAGGGCGAGAGCGGGTCGGCGTCGGACGTCGCCCCCGCGTTCGGCGCACTCGACGGCCTTCTCGCGGAACGCGTCTCGGGCGGTGCGGCGGGGCCTTCGGGAAAGCTCATCGCGCAGCTCTTGGGCCAGACGTCATAG